One segment of Streptomyces sp. NA02950 DNA contains the following:
- a CDS encoding PhzF family phenazine biosynthesis protein, whose translation MTDLDVLRVFCGPSGRDGNVLGVLRDGRAVTGERERQRLAARLGFSETVFVDDPERGVVDIYTPSARLPFAGHPLVGTAWLLDLPELLPPAGEVFARQDGEFTWITGRPEWASGRRTHQYASAAEVDALPAPPEGEGWLYAWAWLDERAGRVRARGFPRRGDAIVEDEATGSAALTLSSELGRALNITQGAGAQILTSPQPDGSIEIGGRVVLTETRSL comes from the coding sequence GTGACGGATCTCGACGTGCTCAGGGTGTTCTGCGGTCCCTCCGGCCGCGACGGCAACGTACTCGGTGTGCTGCGCGACGGCCGCGCGGTGACCGGTGAGCGGGAGCGGCAACGGCTCGCCGCCCGACTGGGGTTCAGCGAGACCGTGTTCGTCGACGACCCGGAGCGCGGCGTCGTGGACATCTACACCCCGAGCGCCCGGCTGCCCTTCGCCGGTCATCCCCTGGTGGGCACGGCCTGGCTGCTGGATCTGCCCGAGCTGCTGCCGCCCGCCGGTGAGGTCTTCGCCCGCCAGGACGGCGAGTTCACCTGGATCACCGGCCGCCCCGAGTGGGCCTCGGGGCGGCGCACGCATCAGTACGCCTCGGCGGCCGAGGTCGACGCCCTCCCCGCCCCGCCGGAGGGCGAGGGCTGGCTGTACGCCTGGGCGTGGCTGGACGAACGGGCCGGGCGGGTCCGGGCCCGTGGCTTCCCGCGCCGGGGCGACGCGATCGTCGAGGACGAGGCCACCGGCTCGGCCGCGCTGACCCTGTCGAGCGAGCTGGGCCGCGCCCTCAACATCACACAGGGGGCGGGGGCGCAGATCCTCACCAGCCCCCAGCCGGACGGCTCCATCGAGATCGGCGGCCGGGTCGTCCTCACCGAGACCCGCTCGCTGTAG
- a CDS encoding GNAT family N-acetyltransferase has product MDRDAVLALYNRRMRRGALPDGPGARIERAGAVVRQTGGRADWNGVLWSDLDPSTADAVIEAQIRHFTALGHEFEWKLYAHDRPDDLATRLRAAGFTAGPEETLMVARTGDLGAGGGPPEGVQLCPVIDAAGVEAVSDVHARVFGPDGGRLERRLLARLAEAPDTAVAVLAVAGDRPVSAARLELPPGAPFAGLWGGGTVPDWRGRGVYRSLVAFRARVAADRGYPWLQVDASDLSRPVLRRLGFVPLTTTTPFVHPNWPPLSVGCSTVEP; this is encoded by the coding sequence ATGGATCGTGACGCGGTACTGGCCCTGTACAACCGGCGGATGCGCCGGGGAGCCCTGCCCGACGGCCCCGGTGCGCGGATCGAGCGCGCGGGCGCGGTGGTGCGCCAGACCGGCGGCCGCGCGGACTGGAACGGTGTCCTGTGGTCCGATCTGGACCCGTCCACCGCGGATGCGGTGATCGAAGCGCAGATACGCCATTTCACGGCCCTGGGCCACGAGTTCGAGTGGAAGCTGTACGCGCACGACCGGCCGGACGACCTCGCGACGCGGCTCCGGGCGGCCGGGTTCACCGCCGGGCCCGAGGAGACCCTGATGGTCGCCAGGACCGGCGATCTGGGTGCCGGGGGCGGGCCGCCCGAGGGCGTGCAGCTGTGCCCGGTGATCGACGCGGCCGGTGTGGAGGCGGTGTCCGACGTCCACGCGCGGGTCTTCGGCCCCGACGGCGGGCGCCTCGAACGCCGGCTGCTCGCCCGGCTCGCCGAGGCACCGGACACGGCCGTCGCGGTCCTCGCCGTGGCCGGTGACCGCCCGGTGAGCGCGGCACGGCTGGAACTGCCGCCGGGCGCCCCGTTCGCCGGACTCTGGGGTGGCGGAACGGTGCCGGACTGGCGCGGCCGGGGTGTCTACCGTTCCCTGGTCGCGTTCCGCGCCCGTGTCGCGGCCGACCGCGGTTACCCGTGGCTCCAGGTCGACGCGTCCGACCTGAGCCGCCCGGTGCTGCGACGGCTCGGCTTCGTGCCCCTGACCACCACGACCCCGTTCGTCCATCCTAACTGGCCCCCATTGTCGGTGGGGTGTTCTACGGTCGAGCCATGA
- a CDS encoding MmcQ/YjbR family DNA-binding protein, with amino-acid sequence MTMSDDVREIALSLPETTEKVAWSMPTFRVAGKMFATLPEDETSMAVRCPKEERDELVLAEPEKFWIADHEAWFAWVRVRLAALDDREELRDILLDSWRQAAPGRLLD; translated from the coding sequence ATGACGATGTCCGACGATGTCCGTGAGATCGCTCTGTCGCTGCCCGAGACGACGGAGAAGGTCGCCTGGTCCATGCCCACGTTCCGGGTCGCCGGGAAGATGTTCGCCACCCTTCCCGAGGACGAGACCTCGATGGCCGTCCGATGCCCGAAGGAGGAGCGCGACGAACTCGTGCTCGCCGAGCCCGAGAAGTTCTGGATCGCCGACCACGAGGCCTGGTTCGCCTGGGTCCGGGTCCGGCTCGCCGCGCTGGACGACCGCGAGGAGTTGCGGGACATCCTCCTCGACTCCTGGCGGCAGGCCGCCCCCGGCAGACTGCTGGACTGA
- a CDS encoding tetratricopeptide repeat protein, whose amino-acid sequence MGRARPSMQELIQRRRRAGFVGRRGELDAFRANFGVPPEDERHRFVFHIHGNAGVGKSWLLRQLEQTARQEHGALTACVDESADGVVEAMAALSAAFARQGHAFTALDRKLALYRQRRHEAEAIPVDGEPAAPTTGSLAATRAGLAVAGLVPGVGALAGAVDPVPLAQGTDRVRAALSSRFRDHKDVQLVLDPVQALTPLLVRELSEAAAAAPWAVLCFDTYERTGPLLDSWLRALLTSERYGTLPANTVIVLAGQTRLDPGCWGDLSDVVKELPLEPFTDAEARQLLAAKGITDEPVVRDVLRLSGRLPVLVSTLAENAEGPGGVDDPSGTAVERFLKWERDPVRRSAALAGALPRRLNEDVFRAAVDEEAAELFGWLRALPFVSERAGLARYHDVVRAPMLRLRRTTSPQRWRAAHTRLAESFARWRETDADEQGPSAEEQASAAAPWRRERWRALRLEESYHLLCARPTAALPGVLRDGIDACDTGPEAARPWARTLLEAGEDCDDDTLRTWGRNALMALEDGRRRGIEVMGLLLDRAELDRAGRVEALVVRGWHRRSVEEYHDALTDFRRALDLDPGCVRAHFGSAVVHRAAGDVDGALAALDRADALEPGSTWIPRERGETCRRARRYDEALEWLDRVVEADPADPVALASRGQTKAALGRAREALADLDRAIGLRGDYVWALVRRAHVRGALGDVTGALEDLDRAEELAPGMAGTVGERGDVYRLAGRHEEAVAQYSRALALDAGYAWALGSRAMSLEVLGRRAEALADLERAVALDPGYAWAVAQRERLLSNGPSGTGG is encoded by the coding sequence ATGGGGCGGGCACGGCCGTCGATGCAGGAGCTGATCCAGCGGCGCAGACGCGCCGGATTCGTGGGGCGCCGGGGTGAACTGGACGCCTTCCGCGCCAACTTCGGTGTGCCACCGGAGGACGAGCGCCATCGCTTCGTCTTCCACATCCACGGGAACGCGGGCGTGGGCAAGTCCTGGCTGCTGCGTCAGCTGGAGCAGACCGCCCGTCAGGAACACGGCGCCCTCACCGCCTGTGTCGACGAGTCGGCCGACGGCGTGGTCGAGGCGATGGCCGCGCTCAGCGCCGCGTTCGCCCGGCAGGGCCACGCGTTCACCGCGCTGGACCGGAAGCTGGCCCTCTATCGGCAGCGCCGTCATGAGGCGGAGGCGATACCGGTGGACGGCGAGCCCGCGGCACCCACCACCGGCAGCCTGGCCGCCACGCGGGCCGGGCTGGCGGTGGCGGGCCTGGTGCCCGGCGTCGGAGCGCTGGCGGGCGCGGTCGATCCGGTGCCGCTCGCCCAGGGCACCGACCGGGTGCGGGCCGCCCTCAGCTCCCGCTTCCGCGACCACAAGGACGTCCAGCTGGTGCTGGATCCCGTCCAGGCCCTGACCCCGCTGCTGGTCCGGGAGTTGTCGGAGGCGGCGGCCGCGGCGCCGTGGGCCGTGCTGTGCTTCGACACCTACGAGCGCACCGGTCCGCTGCTCGATTCCTGGCTGCGCGCGCTGCTCACCAGCGAGCGGTACGGCACCCTGCCCGCGAACACGGTGATCGTGCTCGCCGGGCAGACCCGGCTCGACCCCGGCTGCTGGGGCGATCTCAGCGATGTTGTCAAGGAACTGCCGCTGGAACCGTTCACCGACGCCGAGGCACGGCAGTTGCTCGCCGCCAAGGGGATCACCGACGAGCCGGTGGTGCGCGATGTGCTGCGGCTGTCGGGCCGGTTGCCGGTGCTGGTGTCCACCCTCGCCGAGAACGCGGAAGGGCCGGGCGGTGTGGACGACCCCAGCGGCACGGCCGTCGAGCGGTTCCTGAAGTGGGAGCGGGATCCGGTGCGCCGGTCCGCCGCCCTGGCGGGCGCGCTGCCGCGCCGGCTGAACGAGGACGTGTTCCGGGCGGCCGTGGACGAGGAGGCGGCGGAGCTGTTCGGCTGGCTGCGCGCACTGCCGTTCGTGAGCGAGCGCGCCGGGCTCGCCCGCTACCACGACGTGGTCCGCGCTCCCATGCTGAGGCTCCGGCGGACCACCTCGCCCCAGCGGTGGCGCGCGGCCCACACCCGGCTCGCGGAGTCCTTCGCCCGGTGGCGGGAGACCGACGCTGACGAGCAGGGGCCCTCGGCTGAGGAACAGGCGTCCGCCGCCGCGCCGTGGCGGCGCGAGCGCTGGCGGGCGCTGCGTCTCGAGGAGTCCTACCACCTGCTGTGCGCCCGGCCCACCGCGGCGCTGCCCGGTGTGCTGCGGGACGGCATCGACGCGTGCGACACGGGCCCGGAGGCCGCCCGCCCCTGGGCGCGGACGCTTCTGGAGGCGGGTGAGGACTGCGACGACGACACACTGCGCACCTGGGGGCGGAACGCGCTCATGGCGCTGGAGGATGGACGGCGGCGCGGGATCGAGGTGATGGGCCTGCTGCTGGACCGGGCGGAGCTGGATCGCGCCGGGCGCGTCGAGGCGCTGGTCGTCCGCGGCTGGCACCGCCGCTCGGTCGAGGAGTACCACGACGCGCTGACCGACTTCCGGCGGGCGCTGGACCTCGACCCCGGCTGCGTACGGGCGCACTTCGGCAGCGCGGTGGTGCATCGGGCGGCCGGGGACGTCGACGGGGCGTTGGCCGCGCTGGACCGCGCGGACGCCCTGGAGCCCGGCTCGACCTGGATCCCGCGCGAGCGCGGTGAGACCTGTCGCAGGGCGCGCCGGTACGACGAGGCGCTGGAGTGGCTGGACCGGGTGGTCGAGGCCGATCCGGCGGACCCTGTGGCCCTGGCCAGCCGTGGGCAGACGAAGGCGGCGCTCGGCAGGGCGCGGGAGGCCCTGGCCGATCTCGACCGGGCCATCGGGCTGCGCGGGGACTATGTCTGGGCCCTGGTCCGGCGGGCCCATGTCCGCGGCGCCCTGGGGGATGTGACGGGCGCGCTGGAGGATCTGGACCGGGCGGAGGAGCTGGCGCCGGGCATGGCGGGCACGGTGGGCGAGCGGGGTGATGTCTACCGGCTCGCGGGCCGTCATGAGGAGGCGGTGGCGCAGTACAGCCGTGCGCTCGCGCTCGATGCCGGGTACGCGTGGGCTCTGGGCAGCCGGGCGATGTCCCTCGAGGTCCTGGGCAGGCGCGCGGAGGCGCTGGCGGACCTGGAGCGCGCCGTGGCGCTGGATCCCGGCTACGCCTGGGCCGTGGCGCAGCGCGAGAGACTCCTGTCGAACGGGCCGTCAGGGACCGGCGGGTGA
- a CDS encoding AzlD domain-containing protein encodes MILAALLLLAVGTYGFRLAGPLLHGRFQPSAEVRRLLSIGAAVLLVALLATAALTQGHGFAGWARPAGVLAGAVLAWRKAPFMVVVAAAAATTALLRLAGVP; translated from the coding sequence ATGATCCTGGCCGCACTCCTGCTGCTGGCCGTGGGGACCTACGGCTTCCGGCTGGCCGGTCCCCTGCTCCACGGCCGGTTCCAGCCGTCCGCCGAGGTGCGGCGACTGCTCTCCATCGGGGCCGCGGTGCTGCTCGTCGCGCTGCTGGCCACCGCCGCCCTGACCCAGGGGCACGGTTTCGCGGGCTGGGCCCGTCCGGCGGGCGTGCTGGCGGGGGCCGTCCTCGCCTGGCGGAAGGCTCCGTTCATGGTCGTCGTGGCCGCGGCTGCCGCCACCACCGCGCTGTTGCGCCTCGCCGGTGTCCCCTGA
- a CDS encoding AzlC family ABC transporter permease, whose protein sequence is MRSPFRTNDPRLLHDVALVCLADGVIGISFGAIAVAGGMPAWLPVAMSLVVFAGAAQFSAVGILLTGGSPLAAAATGLLLNTRTVPFSLALTDSLGSGRAARLVGAHLITDETAAFALAQPDPARRRTAFWLSGLALFATWNVGVLAGSLAGNALGDTDTLGLDAAYPAVLLALTLPALRDTRTRRAALAGAALALAATPFLPPGLPVLLALAGLLTAGRTS, encoded by the coding sequence ATGCGTTCGCCCTTCCGAACAAACGATCCTCGTCTGCTGCACGATGTGGCCCTGGTCTGTCTGGCCGACGGCGTCATCGGCATCTCCTTCGGCGCCATCGCGGTCGCCGGAGGCATGCCCGCGTGGCTGCCCGTGGCCATGTCGCTCGTGGTCTTCGCGGGCGCCGCCCAGTTCAGCGCGGTCGGCATTCTGCTGACGGGCGGCAGTCCGCTCGCCGCCGCGGCCACCGGGCTGCTGCTCAACACCCGCACCGTGCCCTTCAGCCTGGCGCTCACCGACTCGCTGGGGTCCGGCCGGGCCGCCCGGCTGGTCGGTGCGCATCTGATCACGGACGAGACGGCGGCCTTCGCCCTCGCCCAGCCCGATCCGGCCCGCCGCCGGACCGCCTTCTGGCTCTCCGGCCTCGCCCTCTTCGCCACCTGGAACGTCGGTGTGCTGGCCGGGTCCCTCGCCGGGAACGCCCTCGGCGACACCGACACGCTGGGACTGGACGCCGCCTATCCGGCGGTGCTGCTCGCCCTCACCCTCCCCGCGCTGCGGGACACCCGTACCCGCCGCGCCGCGCTCGCCGGAGCCGCCCTGGCGCTGGCCGCCACCCCGTTCCTGCCCCCGGGGCTGCCGGTGCTGCTCGCCCTCGCCGGGCTGCTCACCGCCGGGAGGACATCATGA
- a CDS encoding helix-turn-helix domain-containing protein translates to MTDGAASPRLPLDRIAASLRRERTRTGISLSELAKRAGIAKSTLSQLESGTGNPSVETLWALSVALDVPFSALVDPPRPAVQLIRAGEGPSVPSERADYSATLLSSSPPGARRDVYFLRVEPGPARESDPHMPGTVEHLIVGTGRVLAGPDDEPVDLGPGDYLSYPGDVPHICQALEPGTTCVMIMQHP, encoded by the coding sequence ATGACTGATGGTGCCGCCTCCCCCCGTCTGCCGCTGGACCGGATCGCCGCGTCGCTGCGCCGTGAGCGCACCCGGACCGGGATCTCCCTTTCCGAGCTGGCCAAGCGCGCCGGGATCGCGAAGTCCACGCTGTCCCAGCTCGAGTCGGGGACCGGCAACCCCAGTGTGGAGACGCTGTGGGCGCTGAGCGTGGCGCTCGATGTGCCGTTCAGCGCCCTGGTCGACCCGCCCCGCCCCGCGGTGCAGCTGATCCGCGCGGGCGAGGGCCCCTCCGTGCCCTCGGAACGGGCCGACTACAGCGCCACCCTGCTGTCCTCGAGCCCACCGGGCGCCCGGCGGGATGTGTACTTCCTGCGGGTTGAGCCCGGCCCCGCGCGGGAGTCGGACCCCCATATGCCGGGCACCGTCGAGCATCTGATCGTCGGGACCGGGCGGGTGCTGGCCGGGCCGGACGACGAACCCGTCGACCTCGGGCCCGGGGACTATCTGTCGTACCCCGGCGATGTGCCGCACATCTGCCAGGCGCTGGAGCCGGGCACCACCTGCGTCATGATCATGCAGCACCCGTGA
- a CDS encoding FHA domain-containing protein, which yields MAPRPGATIRFGRGGEPEVDLRVGEDDLRVSRRHGELTYRDHQWWLRNTGQQLLRLPRGQLMHTSTEPFPLATGYTPLFLKGSGPREHLVELYVTDHGDEGLVARHAAVTLPPRRWHLEEDERLVLVVLAQRYLLYEADPRPLSYREAAAELACLRPAEKWSKRRIEHKVEAVRHRLSKGGDDFPCPVVRDRESAGPSDHTLLHHLLRELVESTTLVPPDLELIEDEFPG from the coding sequence GTGGCGCCGCGGCCGGGCGCGACCATCCGGTTCGGGCGCGGCGGTGAGCCGGAGGTCGATCTGCGCGTCGGCGAGGACGACCTCCGGGTCAGCCGACGGCACGGCGAACTCACCTACCGCGACCACCAGTGGTGGTTACGGAACACCGGGCAGCAGCTGCTGCGGCTGCCCCGCGGCCAGCTGATGCACACCAGCACCGAGCCGTTCCCGCTCGCCACCGGGTACACCCCGCTGTTCTTGAAGGGCTCGGGTCCCCGGGAGCACCTGGTCGAGCTGTATGTGACCGACCACGGTGACGAAGGGCTGGTGGCCCGGCACGCCGCCGTCACCCTGCCGCCCAGGCGATGGCATCTCGAGGAGGACGAGCGGCTGGTCCTGGTGGTCCTGGCCCAGCGCTATCTGCTCTACGAGGCGGACCCGCGGCCGCTGTCGTACCGGGAGGCGGCCGCCGAACTCGCCTGTCTGCGCCCGGCGGAGAAGTGGTCCAAGCGCCGGATCGAGCACAAGGTCGAGGCCGTGCGCCACCGGCTGTCCAAGGGCGGCGACGACTTCCCCTGTCCGGTGGTGCGGGACCGGGAGTCCGCCGGCCCGAGCGACCACACCCTGCTGCACCACCTGCTCAGGGAACTGGTGGAGTCGACGACCCTGGTACCGCCCGATCTGGAGCTGATCGAGGACGAGTTCCCCGGCTGA
- a CDS encoding serine/threonine-protein kinase — protein MRGGMVEVWPAYDKELGRRVVLKRTALDEGGALAFDRLRAEARALARFSHPHVVTLYDAVRVGRRNSATSWPVPEYVRGGSLDTWPPVPPELAACVGAQLADALAALHREGIVHCDIKPGNVVVTESGSAKLTNFGTAFRLGNRQSITPSAAIGYTPAHAAPEVVRGEPEAASDVFSLGATVYALVTGSPPGRRGRAPRTGADGTVVMREPADDGAETPELDGDLGPLGAVLPAMLRTDPAHRPGTAEVRALLEEAAGATDTLPNPADLRAVTTLPATGQADGRGGRDGHDGPREGRWHRGRPARLVRRHPRLIGAGAATVVLVAVLPFTPFSPFTRGGRADEDHSAPGPSSSKDVSAKDRASVFGDPPTADPCALADASALRRFGDTELDRDYGDFDRCDVLVTSDGNGVVDLNVDFDHGPPPELSGPAKTVGKVGIVKDQADGEACERSLVISGEDDAFVRVTAKQVESGRARLCDIADTATGTAVNALNRGVITRRSPELPATSLVRKHACELLDPAALEVVPGINADDPEVGYAGGDCDWSSSTRDLSVDLRFDRGQPLDAEDGTPALFSGCHAFVEPGDGEGTCPARVVYRSYADQDGQKAVETLHRVVAGDSSADTLCTMARKLARSAAALRSA, from the coding sequence ATGCGCGGCGGAATGGTCGAGGTGTGGCCCGCGTACGACAAGGAGCTGGGCCGCCGGGTGGTACTGAAGCGCACCGCACTGGACGAGGGCGGCGCCCTCGCCTTCGACCGGTTACGCGCCGAGGCCCGGGCGCTGGCGCGGTTCAGCCATCCGCATGTCGTCACCCTGTACGACGCGGTGCGCGTGGGCAGGCGCAACAGCGCCACCTCGTGGCCGGTACCGGAGTACGTACGCGGCGGCAGCCTGGACACGTGGCCGCCGGTGCCACCGGAGCTCGCCGCGTGTGTCGGCGCGCAGCTCGCGGACGCCCTCGCGGCCCTGCACCGCGAGGGCATCGTGCACTGCGACATCAAGCCGGGGAACGTCGTGGTCACCGAGAGCGGCTCCGCGAAGCTGACCAACTTCGGCACCGCCTTCCGGCTCGGCAACCGGCAGTCCATCACCCCCAGCGCCGCCATCGGCTACACCCCCGCCCATGCCGCGCCCGAGGTCGTCCGGGGCGAGCCCGAAGCGGCGTCCGATGTGTTCTCCCTCGGCGCCACGGTGTACGCGCTGGTCACCGGAAGCCCGCCCGGACGGCGCGGAAGGGCCCCTCGGACCGGGGCCGACGGCACCGTGGTGATGCGGGAGCCCGCGGACGACGGTGCCGAAACCCCCGAACTGGACGGTGATCTCGGCCCGTTGGGCGCGGTGCTGCCCGCGATGCTGCGCACCGACCCGGCACACCGGCCCGGCACGGCCGAGGTCCGGGCCCTGCTGGAGGAGGCCGCCGGTGCCACCGACACCCTGCCGAACCCGGCCGATCTCCGCGCCGTCACGACCCTCCCGGCCACCGGCCAGGCCGACGGACGCGGAGGCCGGGACGGCCACGACGGACCGCGGGAGGGGCGGTGGCACCGCGGCCGGCCGGCCCGTCTCGTCCGGCGCCACCCCCGGCTGATCGGGGCCGGGGCAGCCACGGTGGTCCTCGTCGCCGTCCTGCCCTTCACCCCGTTCAGCCCGTTCACCCGGGGTGGTCGGGCGGACGAGGATCACTCCGCACCGGGGCCCTCGTCGTCGAAGGACGTTTCGGCGAAGGACAGGGCGTCGGTGTTCGGCGACCCCCCTACGGCCGATCCGTGCGCCCTGGCCGACGCCTCGGCGCTGCGCCGTTTCGGCGACACCGAACTCGACCGGGACTACGGCGACTTCGACCGCTGTGATGTGCTGGTGACCTCGGACGGCAACGGCGTCGTGGACCTGAACGTGGATTTCGACCACGGGCCGCCGCCGGAGCTTTCGGGACCCGCGAAGACCGTGGGGAAGGTCGGGATCGTCAAGGACCAGGCCGATGGCGAGGCATGCGAACGGAGCCTGGTGATCTCCGGAGAGGACGACGCCTTCGTCAGAGTGACCGCGAAGCAGGTCGAGTCGGGCCGGGCACGGCTGTGCGACATCGCCGACACGGCCACCGGCACGGCGGTGAACGCCCTCAACCGGGGCGTGATCACCCGCCGTTCACCGGAGCTGCCCGCCACCTCCCTGGTCCGGAAGCACGCCTGCGAACTGCTGGACCCCGCCGCCCTGGAGGTCGTCCCCGGGATCAACGCGGACGACCCGGAGGTCGGCTACGCGGGAGGGGACTGCGACTGGTCCAGCAGCACCCGGGACCTCTCGGTGGACCTGCGGTTCGACCGCGGCCAGCCGCTGGACGCGGAGGACGGCACCCCGGCGCTGTTCAGCGGCTGCCACGCGTTCGTCGAACCGGGGGACGGCGAGGGGACCTGTCCGGCCCGGGTGGTGTACCGCTCGTACGCGGACCAGGACGGCCAGAAGGCGGTCGAGACGCTGCATCGGGTGGTGGCCGGGGACTCCTCCGCGGACACGCTGTGCACCATGGCCAGAAAGCTCGCCCGCTCGGCCGCCGCACTGCGCTCGGCCTGA
- a CDS encoding NAD(P)/FAD-dependent oxidoreductase, whose product MAKQEKQEKREKREMHENRRIVVLGAGYAGLLAALRLAPHTHVTLVDPAAHFTERVRLHERAAGRPEVAHPLNALLRGTGVTHAAARATRIDPTARRIALDDGRELPYDRLVYALGSRTSDPGERAFTPETAAELHKRLLDGPGELSVVGGGLTGLELAAEIAETHRDWRVRLVTGGEIGTGLSPKGRAHARAALTGLGVRIEEGRTVARPEDLDSDTVVWAAAMTANTELAAAAGLALDPAGRIRVDSTLRSVSYPEIYAAGDAAAVRAPAAGPLRMACATALPTGSYAASAILAEARGERPRPLRFRYLVQCVSLGRHDGLVQAVRADDSPRDVVLRGGPAARVKEQVVRSTIRTLRLAARRPGAIAYLPGMG is encoded by the coding sequence ATGGCGAAACAGGAGAAACAGGAGAAGCGGGAGAAGCGGGAGATGCACGAGAACCGGCGGATCGTGGTGCTGGGCGCGGGCTACGCCGGGCTGTTGGCGGCCCTGCGCCTCGCCCCGCACACCCATGTCACCCTCGTGGACCCGGCCGCCCACTTCACCGAACGGGTCCGACTGCACGAACGGGCCGCCGGGCGCCCCGAGGTGGCACATCCGCTGAACGCGCTGTTGCGTGGCACGGGCGTCACCCATGCTGCCGCCCGCGCCACGCGGATCGACCCCACCGCCCGCCGGATCGCCCTGGACGACGGCCGCGAACTGCCGTACGACCGGTTGGTGTACGCGCTCGGCAGCCGCACCTCCGACCCCGGCGAGCGTGCCTTCACCCCCGAGACCGCCGCCGAGTTGCACAAGCGCCTGCTCGACGGCCCCGGCGAACTGTCGGTGGTCGGCGGCGGGCTCACCGGCCTCGAACTGGCCGCCGAGATCGCCGAAACACATCGCGACTGGCGCGTCCGGCTGGTCACCGGAGGCGAGATCGGCACCGGGCTGTCACCGAAGGGCCGGGCACACGCACGGGCGGCGCTGACCGGCCTCGGCGTCCGGATCGAGGAGGGCCGCACGGTGGCGCGCCCCGAGGACCTCGACTCCGACACCGTGGTCTGGGCCGCCGCGATGACGGCGAACACGGAACTCGCCGCGGCGGCCGGACTGGCGCTCGACCCCGCCGGGCGCATCCGGGTCGACTCGACGCTGCGCTCCGTCTCGTATCCGGAGATCTACGCGGCCGGGGACGCGGCCGCCGTGCGCGCACCGGCCGCCGGACCCCTGCGCATGGCCTGCGCCACCGCCCTGCCGACCGGTTCCTACGCCGCCTCCGCCATCCTCGCCGAGGCGCGGGGGGAGCGGCCGCGGCCGCTGCGTTTCCGCTATCTGGTGCAGTGTGTGAGCCTCGGCCGCCACGACGGTCTGGTCCAGGCCGTCCGCGCCGATGACTCCCCGCGCGATGTGGTGCTGCGCGGCGGCCCGGCGGCCCGTGTCAAGGAACAGGTGGTGCGCTCCACGATCCGCACCCTGCGGCTGGCCGCCCGCCGCCCGGGAGCGATCGCGTATCTGCCGGGCATGGGCTGA
- the sigJ gene encoding RNA polymerase sigma factor SigJ, with protein MAELTEFEQQRDRLWAVAYRITGSVADADDAVQETWLRWQALPDGEAEDPRAYLTTVVSRICYDLLGSARARREAYVGPWLPEPVVAGGGPEDRVTLDESVGIALMTVLERLTPAERTAFILHDVFSVPFPEIAEVVGRSPESVRQLASRARRRVRAEAPRRSVDRDEHRRAVDAFLRAVMGGDMDALLEILDPEVVWRSDGGGKVAAARIPVLGNEKVARFAQRLTRGFDPARMSVHQVDVNGAPGLVIVDAEHNSGVVFAFTVHDGRITEIDAVVNPDKLRHLDLRNL; from the coding sequence ATGGCGGAACTGACGGAGTTCGAACAGCAGCGCGACCGGCTGTGGGCGGTGGCCTACCGCATCACCGGTTCGGTGGCCGACGCCGACGACGCGGTGCAGGAGACCTGGCTGCGGTGGCAGGCGCTGCCCGACGGCGAGGCCGAGGACCCTCGCGCTTATCTGACGACCGTGGTCAGCCGGATCTGCTACGACCTGCTCGGCTCCGCCCGCGCCCGCCGTGAGGCGTATGTCGGCCCCTGGCTGCCGGAGCCGGTGGTCGCGGGCGGCGGCCCCGAGGACCGGGTGACGCTCGACGAATCGGTGGGTATCGCCCTGATGACGGTGCTGGAGCGGCTCACCCCGGCCGAGCGGACCGCCTTCATCCTGCACGATGTGTTCTCGGTGCCGTTCCCCGAGATCGCCGAGGTGGTGGGCCGCAGCCCGGAATCCGTACGGCAGTTGGCCTCCCGCGCCAGGCGGCGGGTGCGGGCCGAGGCACCGCGCCGCTCGGTGGACCGCGATGAACACCGGCGTGCGGTGGACGCGTTCCTGCGCGCGGTCATGGGGGGCGACATGGACGCGCTGCTGGAGATCCTCGACCCCGAGGTCGTCTGGCGTTCGGACGGTGGCGGCAAGGTGGCCGCGGCCCGGATCCCGGTCCTCGGCAACGAGAAGGTGGCCCGCTTCGCCCAGCGTCTCACCCGTGGCTTCGACCCGGCGAGAATGTCCGTGCACCAGGTGGACGTCAACGGCGCCCCCGGTCTGGTCATCGTGGACGCGGAGCACAACAGCGGCGTGGTGTTCGCGTTCACCGTGCACGACGGGCGGATCACCGAGATCGACGCCGTCGTCAACCCCGACAAGCTGCGCCACCTGGATCTGCGGAACCTGTGA